From a single Campylobacter concisus genomic region:
- the nusA gene encoding transcription termination factor NusA → MERISDIIESIANEKNLEIEDVKERVIRALINTAKRVYGENYEYDVSIDANKNLKLYQKISIVANDDERLEEDNEHFLSLKEAKKIDSGVEIGDELTYELSLDNLGRTAAQTLHKELEYHIQRLVEEKILQKYNEMSGHMVFGPVVRVDNDENTFIEIDELRAILPRKNRIKGEKFKVGDVVKAVIRKVFTDKNLGIKVELSRTSPKFLEALLTSEVPEIKDGGIIIQGSARIPGERAKVALISTTPNIDPVGATVGTKGVRINAVSKELHGESIDAIEYTTEPAIFVARAMAPAIIISVKIEENKAIVTLASEQKSKAIGKNGINIRLASMLTGYEIELNELGSKTSSNAENNEPIKDLKALFGDN, encoded by the coding sequence ATGGAAAGAATTTCAGATATCATCGAGTCAATTGCAAATGAGAAAAATTTAGAGATAGAAGATGTAAAAGAGCGTGTTATAAGAGCCTTGATAAATACTGCAAAAAGAGTTTATGGCGAAAATTATGAGTATGATGTGAGCATCGATGCAAATAAAAATTTAAAGCTTTATCAAAAAATTTCAATCGTAGCAAACGACGATGAGAGGCTTGAAGAGGATAATGAGCACTTTTTAAGCTTAAAAGAGGCTAAAAAGATAGATAGTGGCGTAGAGATCGGCGATGAGCTCACTTACGAACTAAGCCTTGATAACCTTGGCAGAACCGCAGCTCAAACGCTTCACAAGGAGCTTGAGTATCACATCCAGCGCCTAGTAGAAGAGAAAATTTTACAAAAATATAATGAGATGAGCGGTCACATGGTCTTTGGACCAGTTGTCAGAGTCGATAACGATGAAAACACATTTATCGAGATAGACGAGCTTCGTGCCATCTTACCACGAAAAAATCGCATAAAAGGCGAGAAATTTAAAGTGGGCGATGTGGTAAAAGCGGTCATTAGAAAAGTTTTTACAGATAAAAATTTAGGCATAAAGGTCGAACTTTCAAGGACTTCGCCTAAATTTCTTGAAGCGCTACTAACTTCAGAGGTGCCTGAGATAAAAGATGGTGGCATCATAATTCAAGGAAGTGCGAGAATTCCTGGCGAAAGAGCTAAAGTAGCGCTCATCTCAACCACTCCAAACATCGATCCAGTCGGTGCAACTGTTGGCACAAAGGGCGTTAGGATAAATGCCGTAAGCAAAGAGCTTCACGGTGAGAGCATCGATGCGATTGAATATACCACAGAGCCAGCAATCTTTGTGGCTCGCGCCATGGCGCCTGCGATTATTATATCTGTAAAGATCGAAGAAAATAAGGCGATCGTGACACTTGCTAGCGAACAAAAGAGCAAGGCGATCGGCAAAAACGGTATAAATATCCGCCTGGCAAGCATGCTAACTGGCTATGAGATCGAGCTAAATGAACTTGGCTCAAAAACTAGTAGTAATGCAGAAAATAATGAGCCAATCAAAGACTTAAAAGCACTTTTTGGTGATAACTAA
- a CDS encoding HP0268 family nuclease: protein MELKLARAELDAKPKTISLEKIEAAVEKEGQKIFYFDKENTHKQLIALVEHFEEKGLSVYHRTVKYGLDDSDYMYEVHIL, encoded by the coding sequence ATGGAGCTAAAACTTGCAAGAGCTGAATTAGACGCAAAACCAAAAACGATTTCACTAGAAAAAATAGAGGCGGCTGTCGAAAAAGAGGGTCAGAAAATTTTCTATTTTGATAAAGAAAACACACACAAACAACTAATCGCCTTAGTCGAGCATTTTGAAGAAAAAGGGCTAAGCGTCTATCACAGAACCGTAAAATACGGACTTGATGATAGCGACTACATGTATGAAGTGCATATACTTTAA
- the miaB gene encoding tRNA (N6-isopentenyl adenosine(37)-C2)-methylthiotransferase MiaB: MSKKLFIQTLGCAMNVRDSEHIIAELSQKEDYSLTQNIEEADLILINTCSVREKPVHKLFSEVGAFEKAKKRGAKIGVCGCTASHLGSEIFKRAPYVDFVLGARNVSKITKAVNTPKFISTDINHDESEYAFGEFRGSPYKSHINISIGCDKKCTYCIVPHTRGDEISIPSSLILKEVEKAAKSGAKEIFLLGQNVNNYGKRFSGVQENIDFSDLLVKISEIEGVERIRFTSPHPLHMDDKFLEIFTNNPKICKSMHMPLQSGNTKVLREMKRGYTKEWFLDRALRLRKMCPDVSISTDIIVAFPGESDSEFEDTMDVLEQVRFEQIFSFKYSPRPLTKAATFTNQIDDKTASARLTRLQNRHNEILDEIVAVQKDKIFDVYFEELRANGGVAGRSFNNFLVQVDGSEELLGTTQKIKITNPKRMVLYGELQI; encoded by the coding sequence ATGAGCAAAAAACTCTTTATCCAAACTTTAGGCTGTGCTATGAATGTTCGTGACAGCGAGCATATCATAGCTGAGCTCTCACAAAAAGAAGACTACTCCTTAACACAAAATATAGAAGAAGCTGATTTAATCCTTATAAATACTTGCTCGGTTCGTGAAAAGCCAGTTCATAAGCTCTTTAGCGAGGTCGGAGCCTTTGAAAAAGCTAAAAAAAGAGGGGCAAAGATAGGCGTTTGTGGCTGCACTGCTAGCCATTTGGGTAGTGAAATTTTCAAGCGCGCGCCTTATGTTGATTTTGTCCTTGGTGCAAGAAATGTTAGCAAGATCACAAAGGCGGTAAATACGCCTAAATTTATCTCAACCGACATCAATCACGACGAGAGCGAATACGCATTTGGCGAATTTAGAGGCTCGCCATATAAAAGCCATATCAACATCTCGATCGGCTGTGATAAAAAATGCACCTACTGCATTGTCCCACACACCAGAGGCGATGAAATTTCTATCCCCTCAAGCCTCATCCTAAAAGAGGTAGAAAAGGCTGCAAAAAGCGGCGCAAAAGAGATATTTTTACTAGGACAAAATGTCAATAACTACGGCAAAAGATTTTCAGGTGTGCAAGAAAATATCGATTTTAGCGACCTGCTAGTAAAGATAAGCGAGATAGAGGGCGTTGAGAGGATAAGATTTACAAGCCCACACCCACTTCACATGGATGATAAATTTCTTGAAATTTTCACTAATAATCCAAAAATTTGCAAGTCTATGCACATGCCACTTCAAAGCGGAAATACCAAAGTTTTGCGTGAAATGAAGCGTGGATACACAAAAGAGTGGTTTTTAGACCGTGCGCTAAGGCTTAGAAAGATGTGTCCTGATGTGAGCATCTCAACTGATATCATCGTCGCATTTCCAGGCGAGAGCGATAGTGAATTTGAAGATACGATGGACGTGCTTGAGCAAGTTAGATTTGAGCAAATTTTTAGCTTTAAGTATTCGCCTCGTCCGCTTACAAAGGCAGCTACTTTCACAAATCAAATAGATGATAAAACCGCTTCAGCAAGGCTAACGCGCCTACAAAATCGCCATAATGAAATTTTAGACGAGATCGTGGCGGTACAAAAAGATAAAATTTTTGATGTATATTTTGAAGAGCTAAGAGCAAACGGCGGCGTTGCTGGGCGAAGTTTTAATAACTTTTTAGTTCAAGTTGATGGCAGTGAAGAGCTTCTTGGCACTACACAAAAAATCAAGATCACAAACCCAAAACGAATGGTTTTGTATGGTGAGCTGCAAATTTAA
- a CDS encoding lysophospholipid acyltransferase family protein: MVSCKFKNTLEKLALSVGVFFIYILMWLIFLTCKKSYTSNFLPQNGCVVVFWHGRLSFMSFAYRRWWSKQNRKQGKVIISDHKDGELITRIINFFGIGTIRGSSSKGGARALIEALREIKQGHDVIITPDGPRGPRHSVADGAVVIAQKSSCEIYALNFEASSFWEFKSWDKMILPKPFSTINFSLSAPFSVANLEQKEAKEKIQNELWQASQNDGGKSILQNKEDFRANLKIWWKKYAHKNPQISDEIKEILDEIYEK; encoded by the coding sequence ATGGTGAGCTGCAAATTTAAAAACACCCTTGAAAAGCTCGCCCTAAGCGTTGGCGTCTTTTTCATCTACATTTTGATGTGGCTCATTTTTCTAACCTGCAAAAAGAGCTACACTTCAAATTTCTTACCGCAAAATGGCTGCGTCGTCGTCTTTTGGCACGGCAGACTTAGCTTTATGAGCTTTGCTTATAGACGCTGGTGGAGCAAGCAAAATAGAAAACAAGGCAAGGTGATAATAAGCGACCACAAAGATGGCGAGCTAATCACTAGAATAATTAATTTTTTTGGCATCGGCACCATTAGAGGTAGCAGCTCAAAAGGCGGTGCAAGGGCACTTATAGAAGCTCTAAGAGAGATAAAGCAAGGTCACGACGTCATCATCACGCCAGATGGTCCAAGAGGGCCAAGACATAGCGTAGCAGACGGAGCAGTAGTGATCGCACAAAAGTCATCTTGTGAAATTTATGCTCTAAATTTTGAAGCAAGCTCGTTTTGGGAGTTTAAAAGCTGGGATAAGATGATACTTCCTAAGCCATTTTCAACTATAAATTTTAGCCTCTCAGCCCCATTTAGCGTGGCAAATTTAGAGCAAAAAGAGGCAAAAGAAAAGATACAAAACGAACTTTGGCAAGCCTCACAAAATGACGGAGGCAAGAGCATTTTGCAAAACAAAGAGGACTTTAGAGCAAATTTAAAAATTTGGTGGAAAAAGTATGCGCATAAAAATCCACAAATAAGCGACGAGATAAAAGAAATTTTGGATGAAATTTATGAAAAATAA
- a CDS encoding tetratricopeptide repeat protein yields the protein MKKVLNFGLILAMGFMLSGCWSWQKMVSFGFWQSDEEARAERLELEKEKMMQNCEGGNSIDCNNLAVNFSNEKDFVKAKGYYEKACNAGLATACSNLGQIYEQGLIDEQKDMEKALKLYKLACDSGDGVGCYNEAMGLKSYIESENLKTHKIDRTKAEARVLRLLAKSCELEYAQSCFLLAKLSGNEAKADALYKRACQLGKCVDKK from the coding sequence GTGAAAAAGGTCTTAAATTTTGGTCTTATTTTGGCCATGGGTTTTATGCTTAGTGGTTGCTGGTCTTGGCAAAAGATGGTAAGCTTTGGCTTTTGGCAAAGTGATGAAGAGGCGAGGGCAGAGCGTCTTGAGCTTGAAAAAGAGAAGATGATGCAAAACTGCGAGGGTGGAAATAGCATCGACTGTAACAACCTAGCTGTAAATTTTAGCAACGAAAAAGACTTTGTAAAAGCAAAAGGCTACTACGAAAAAGCTTGCAATGCTGGGCTTGCAACGGCTTGTTCAAATTTGGGTCAAATTTATGAGCAAGGGCTGATTGATGAGCAAAAAGATATGGAAAAAGCTCTAAAACTTTATAAACTAGCTTGTGATAGTGGCGATGGTGTTGGCTGCTATAATGAGGCTATGGGGCTAAAATCCTACATCGAAAGTGAAAATTTAAAGACTCATAAGATAGATAGAACTAAGGCCGAGGCTAGAGTGCTAAGGCTTTTGGCAAAGAGTTGTGAGCTTGAGTATGCTCAGTCATGCTTTTTGCTTGCAAAGCTAAGCGGCAATGAAGCAAAGGCAGACGCACTTTACAAAAGAGCCTGCCAACTTGGCAAATGTGTGGATAAAAAGTAA
- a CDS encoding tetratricopeptide repeat protein, translating to MKKYLLLLSALFFTGCLNVIGVGQKQDDSWQQPKDEKIVQNKEQISRNAIEILIPKCEEGDAEACNDLGVNYELLKEYENALTNYKKACDAKVQVGCANLGTLYELGLGVKKNPKKAISIYKESCNGGGMQACYHLGNAYRKGEIVKRDYYLAMQAYTNACNAGDLPSCANIGAMYELGLGVNKDEKRAYGIYKVACFRGLSKACPQMKRLGTKLGM from the coding sequence ATGAAAAAATATTTATTGCTTTTATCGGCTTTATTTTTCACTGGCTGCTTAAACGTGATTGGTGTAGGACAAAAACAAGATGATTCGTGGCAGCAACCAAAGGATGAAAAAATAGTGCAAAATAAAGAGCAAATTTCAAGAAATGCGATCGAAATTTTAATACCAAAATGCGAAGAAGGTGATGCGGAAGCTTGCAACGATTTGGGTGTAAATTACGAGCTTTTAAAAGAATATGAAAATGCTTTAACAAATTATAAAAAAGCTTGCGATGCTAAGGTGCAAGTTGGTTGTGCAAATTTGGGCACTCTTTATGAGCTTGGACTCGGAGTTAAAAAAAATCCAAAAAAAGCAATTTCAATTTATAAAGAAAGCTGCAATGGCGGAGGTATGCAAGCTTGCTATCACTTAGGCAATGCTTACAGAAAAGGCGAGATCGTTAAGCGAGATTATTACTTAGCAATGCAAGCTTATACAAATGCATGCAATGCTGGCGATTTGCCAAGTTGCGCCAATATCGGAGCGATGTATGAGCTTGGTCTTGGTGTCAATAAAGACGAAAAAAGGGCTTATGGAATTTATAAAGTCGCTTGCTTTCGTGGGCTAAGTAAGGCATGCCCGCAGATGAAAAGACTAGGCACAAAGCTGGGAATGTAA
- a CDS encoding dihydrolipoyl dehydrogenase family protein: MKYDIVIIGFGKAGKTLAVKAAALGKKVALVERSPKMYGGTCINVGCIPTKRLITAAKEAKFVNNSVESEYYTLSVENKNKLISALNAKNYAMLNDKENIDVIDGVGSFASENSVLVTTPSGEKKIIEGDFIIINSGSKEADAPFEVVSSNVFSSQTLLDLKNLPKHFVIIGSGFIGIEFASMFANFGSKVTIVGRSKLLKNEDDDIANSVKEALRVQGVEILEGCEIGCIKENVLNFKQNGEQRCLRADAFLIALGRVANVDDLNLKAAGVELNEKGFIKTNENLQTNMPNIYAVGDVRGGELFTYTSLDDFRIVYSQIFGDKKRNTKNRSIHANVLFTDTPLARVGMSAKEASKFGLNFKELKLSMATVPGAKVLNHDVGMLKAIVDAQSGEILGASFHCIYANELINEVAIAMNLKANANFFKNQIFTHPSISEALNDLFGQF, encoded by the coding sequence ATGAAATATGATATTGTAATTATTGGTTTTGGAAAAGCTGGCAAAACACTAGCGGTTAAAGCTGCCGCACTTGGCAAAAAAGTGGCTCTTGTAGAGAGATCGCCAAAGATGTATGGAGGCACTTGCATAAATGTTGGCTGCATACCAACCAAACGTCTAATAACAGCCGCTAAAGAGGCAAAATTTGTAAATAATAGCGTTGAAAGCGAATATTACACGCTTAGTGTGGAAAATAAAAATAAGCTAATTTCAGCTTTGAATGCTAAAAACTATGCGATGCTAAATGATAAAGAAAATATCGATGTGATCGATGGTGTTGGCTCATTTGCTAGTGAAAATAGCGTACTTGTAACAACGCCAAGTGGTGAGAAAAAGATAATAGAGGGCGACTTTATCATCATAAATAGCGGCTCAAAAGAGGCAGATGCTCCTTTTGAGGTTGTAAGCTCAAATGTATTTTCAAGCCAAACTTTGCTTGATCTAAAAAATTTACCAAAGCATTTTGTCATTATCGGTAGTGGTTTTATCGGTATAGAGTTTGCATCGATGTTTGCAAATTTTGGCTCAAAAGTGACTATCGTAGGACGTTCAAAACTACTTAAAAACGAAGATGATGATATAGCTAATAGCGTAAAAGAAGCTCTTAGAGTCCAAGGCGTTGAAATTTTAGAGGGTTGCGAGATAGGGTGCATTAAAGAAAATGTATTAAATTTCAAGCAAAATGGTGAGCAAAGATGCCTTAGAGCTGATGCATTTTTGATCGCACTTGGCAGAGTAGCAAATGTAGATGATTTAAATTTAAAAGCTGCTGGAGTTGAGCTAAATGAAAAAGGCTTTATAAAGACAAATGAAAATCTTCAAACAAATATGCCAAACATCTATGCGGTAGGCGACGTGCGCGGCGGAGAGCTTTTTACTTATACGAGCTTAGATGATTTTAGGATAGTTTATTCACAAATTTTTGGTGATAAAAAGAGAAATACTAAAAATAGAAGTATTCACGCAAATGTGCTATTTACCGACACTCCACTTGCAAGAGTTGGAATGAGCGCCAAAGAAGCAAGTAAATTTGGGTTAAATTTTAAAGAGCTAAAGCTTAGCATGGCAACAGTACCAGGCGCAAAAGTACTAAATCACGATGTAGGTATGCTAAAAGCTATCGTTGATGCACAAAGCGGCGAAATTTTAGGTGCTAGCTTTCACTGCATCTATGCAAATGAGCTGATAAATGAAGTCGCAATTGCAATGAATTTAAAAGCAAATGCAAATTTCTTTAAAAATCAAATTTTCACTCATCCAAGCATCAGTGAAGCACTAAATGACTTATTTGGACAATTTTAA
- a CDS encoding type II secretion system protein, which yields MDHNALLIQLGYNVNETTTAQMCRILNNTDGLLPKSIIELNDHLKPHLCFVAMSGSEDRLKIKNVATVNEIKERVDEIIKNWANKYKMELKKINETTYYLMGKIKG from the coding sequence ATGGATCATAATGCACTTTTAATCCAGCTTGGCTATAACGTCAATGAAACGACCACTGCTCAAATGTGTAGAATTTTAAACAATACTGATGGTCTTTTGCCAAAGAGCATAATTGAACTAAACGATCATTTAAAGCCGCATCTTTGTTTTGTGGCGATGAGTGGAAGTGAAGATAGACTAAAGATAAAAAATGTAGCTACCGTTAATGAAATAAAAGAGCGAGTTGATGAGATTATAAAGAACTGGGCTAATAAATATAAAATGGAGCTAAAAAAGATAAATGAAACAACTTACTATCTAATGGGAAAGATAAAGGGCTAA
- a CDS encoding tetratricopeptide repeat protein, producing MKKFIIFVFSILLFWGCSLDQISQNFGLSEPPLDPEVEQIADAIYLYNEGNYPKACKRFYDYAKDGNVLAMQQTGVCFRDGKGFSKDILRALFWFETAGRYGNIDGLRSAGYIYEYGLGVNKNLEKAIYFYEKATSLGSSEASYDLGLIYLGKNDYKKARIYLDEACFKGKEEACTKLKEMKF from the coding sequence ATGAAAAAATTTATCATTTTTGTGTTTAGTATTTTGCTATTTTGGGGATGTTCGCTAGATCAAATTTCACAAAATTTTGGCCTTAGTGAGCCACCACTTGATCCAGAGGTCGAGCAAATAGCAGACGCCATCTATCTATACAATGAAGGCAACTATCCAAAAGCTTGCAAGAGATTTTACGACTACGCAAAAGATGGAAATGTGCTTGCCATGCAACAAACTGGCGTTTGTTTTCGTGACGGCAAAGGCTTTAGCAAAGATATCTTAAGAGCACTTTTTTGGTTTGAAACAGCTGGCAGATATGGCAACATAGACGGACTAAGAAGCGCTGGATATATCTATGAGTACGGCCTTGGGGTCAATAAAAATTTAGAAAAAGCGATATATTTTTACGAAAAAGCCACAAGCCTTGGCTCAAGCGAGGCCAGCTACGATCTTGGACTTATCTATCTAGGCAAAAATGACTATAAAAAAGCGAGAATTTATCTTGATGAGGCTTGCTTTAAAGGCAAAGAAGAAGCCTGCACAAAGCTAAAAGAGATGAAATTTTAA
- the prfB gene encoding peptide chain release factor 2 has product MDSYEYNELLKKLQTKVENIGSIVKPEDIKARLKEIEATEQDPSFWQDIAKAGALNKEKTKISNMLAKFNDANQAVSDAKELFELANSENDEETINSLFDDAKNLDEKIVNLEISMLLSGEDDGKNAIVSIHPGAGGTESNDWASMLYRMYLRFCEREGFKVETLDFQEGDEAGLKDVSFIVKGENAYGYFKAENGIHRLVRTSPFDSAGRRHTSFSSVMVSPEIDDDIEIEIEEKDLKIDTYRASGAGGQHVNKTESAIRITHIPTGIVVQCQNDRSQHKNRATAMKMLKSRLYELELMKQQEASNSVEKSEIGWGHQIRSYVLFPYQQVKDNRSGEAYSQTDAILDGDIKKMIEGVLIAQKAEA; this is encoded by the coding sequence TTGGATAGTTACGAATACAACGAGCTTTTAAAGAAGCTACAAACAAAAGTTGAAAACATAGGCTCTATCGTAAAGCCTGAAGATATTAAGGCTAGACTAAAAGAGATCGAGGCCACAGAGCAAGACCCTAGCTTTTGGCAAGATATCGCTAAAGCAGGGGCGCTAAATAAAGAAAAGACAAAAATTTCAAATATGCTTGCAAAATTTAACGACGCTAATCAGGCAGTAAGTGACGCAAAGGAGCTTTTTGAGCTAGCAAATTCTGAAAATGACGAAGAGACTATAAATTCTCTTTTTGATGACGCTAAAAATTTAGATGAAAAGATAGTAAATTTAGAAATTTCTATGCTTTTAAGTGGCGAGGATGACGGCAAAAACGCGATCGTATCGATCCATCCAGGAGCTGGTGGCACTGAGAGCAACGACTGGGCGAGTATGCTTTATAGGATGTATCTTAGATTTTGCGAGCGTGAGGGCTTTAAGGTCGAGACTCTTGACTTTCAAGAGGGTGATGAGGCTGGGCTAAAGGACGTGAGCTTTATCGTAAAAGGCGAAAACGCTTATGGGTACTTTAAAGCAGAAAATGGCATCCACAGGCTCGTTCGCACAAGTCCATTTGATAGTGCAGGGCGTCGACACACTAGCTTTTCAAGTGTTATGGTAAGCCCTGAAATAGATGATGACATAGAGATTGAGATCGAGGAAAAAGATCTAAAGATAGATACTTATAGAGCAAGCGGTGCAGGCGGTCAGCACGTGAATAAAACTGAATCTGCCATTCGCATCACGCACATACCAACTGGCATCGTCGTGCAGTGCCAAAACGACCGCAGTCAGCACAAAAATAGAGCCACAGCGATGAAAATGCTAAAGTCGCGCCTTTACGAGCTTGAGCTGATGAAACAACAAGAAGCGAGCAACAGCGTCGAAAAAAGCGAGATCGGCTGGGGTCATCAGATAAGATCGTACGTACTTTTCCCGTATCAGCAAGTAAAAGACAACCGCAGTGGCGAGGCATACTCACAAACTGATGCGATACTTGATGGGGATATCAAAAAGATGATAGAAGGCGTTTTGATCGCTCAAAAGGCTGAGGCGTAA
- the panC gene encoding pantoate--beta-alanine ligase, whose translation MQIIRTIKELENFVSNASAKIGFVPTMGALHDGHVSLIKKCVSENEISIVSTFVNPTQFLPGEDLDKYPRNEQNDIKICEQNGVSAIFIPDANELYFEDEPLIVAPKKLSTILEGKTRPGHFDGVLRVLNKLFRLTHANSVYMGKKDTQQLIIVQNMIKTFFLNIELVACDIVRELDGLALSSRNIYICDEDKCNALRLSRSLNKAQNLIQNGEEDASEIKTKMLEVLEPLKVDYVAITDRNLNEISKIEKNNTIILVAAYVGKTRLIDNIWI comes from the coding sequence ATGCAAATCATAAGAACCATAAAAGAACTTGAAAATTTCGTCTCAAACGCAAGCGCAAAGATCGGTTTTGTGCCAACCATGGGCGCACTTCATGACGGACACGTTAGCCTTATCAAAAAATGTGTGAGCGAAAATGAGATAAGTATCGTCTCAACATTCGTTAATCCAACTCAATTTTTACCAGGCGAAGATCTAGACAAATATCCAAGAAACGAGCAAAATGACATTAAAATTTGTGAGCAAAATGGCGTTAGTGCTATTTTTATCCCAGATGCTAATGAACTTTACTTTGAAGATGAGCCGCTCATAGTCGCTCCAAAGAAGCTTTCAACCATTTTAGAGGGCAAAACTAGGCCAGGACACTTTGATGGCGTGCTAAGAGTTTTAAATAAGCTGTTTCGCCTAACTCATGCAAATAGCGTCTATATGGGCAAAAAAGATACGCAACAACTAATCATCGTGCAAAATATGATAAAGACATTTTTCTTAAACATCGAGCTAGTTGCCTGCGATATCGTTAGAGAGCTAGACGGTTTAGCGCTTTCAAGCAGAAACATCTATATCTGCGACGAAGATAAATGTAATGCTCTAAGGCTTTCAAGATCGCTAAATAAAGCACAAAATTTGATCCAAAACGGCGAGGAAGACGCAAGTGAGATCAAAACAAAAATGCTTGAAGTGCTAGAGCCGTTAAAGGTTGATTATGTCGCTATTACGGATAGAAATTTAAATGAAATTTCCAAAATAGAAAAAAATAACACCATCATTTTAGTAGCAGCTTATGTTGGCAAAACTAGGCTAATAGATAATATCTGGATATAA
- the rimO gene encoding 30S ribosomal protein S12 methylthiotransferase RimO → MPKLHLISLGCNKNLVDSEIMLGRLQNYDITDDISDADVIIVNTCGFIKSAKEESIQTILEMHEARKNGSLLVVTGCLMQRYKDELMKELPEVDLFTGVADYDKIDEIILKKQNLFSPQTYLQANEERVITGSNYHAYIKISEGCNQKCSFCAIPTFKGKLKSRSLENIVNEVRNLVKKGYYDFSFLSQDSSSYMRDQGVSDGLINLIDEIEKIKGVRSARILYLYPSTTGKELIERIIASPIFHNYFDMPIQHISEDMLKIMKRGSGAKKIKELLNLMRNAENSFLRTGVIVGHPGESEEDFEELCEFLEEFKFDRISAFAYSKEEDTASFEMEQIPAKIISKRLNKIEKITKKSINESLQKEIGKQIYASLEGESSEGEMFYAAKKDIWDKDIDGEILINESDVKELEIGSLYLCEVSDVVDQKLIAKIIKKAK, encoded by the coding sequence ATGCCAAAACTTCACTTAATTTCACTTGGCTGTAATAAAAATTTAGTTGATTCAGAAATAATGCTTGGTAGATTGCAAAACTACGATATCACGGATGATATCAGCGACGCTGACGTTATCATCGTAAATACTTGCGGCTTTATCAAATCCGCCAAAGAAGAGAGCATACAAACCATACTTGAGATGCATGAAGCTCGTAAAAATGGCTCTTTGCTAGTAGTAACTGGCTGTCTTATGCAGCGTTACAAAGACGAACTCATGAAAGAGTTGCCAGAGGTCGATCTCTTTACCGGCGTGGCTGACTATGACAAGATCGATGAGATCATCTTAAAAAAGCAAAATTTATTTAGCCCGCAAACTTATCTGCAAGCAAATGAAGAGCGTGTGATAACTGGCTCAAACTACCATGCCTACATCAAAATTTCAGAAGGCTGTAACCAAAAATGTAGTTTTTGTGCCATTCCAACTTTTAAAGGCAAGCTAAAATCACGCTCGCTTGAAAACATCGTAAACGAGGTCAGAAATTTAGTCAAAAAAGGCTACTACGACTTTAGCTTTTTATCTCAGGACTCAAGCTCATATATGCGCGATCAAGGCGTTAGCGACGGGCTAATAAATTTGATAGATGAGATAGAAAAGATAAAAGGCGTAAGGAGTGCTAGGATACTTTATCTCTATCCAAGTACGACCGGCAAGGAGCTAATTGAACGCATCATCGCCTCGCCTATCTTTCACAACTACTTTGACATGCCGATCCAACACATCAGCGAAGACATGCTAAAGATAATGAAGCGTGGAAGTGGCGCTAAAAAGATAAAAGAGCTTTTAAATTTAATGAGAAATGCCGAGAATTCATTCTTACGAACCGGTGTCATCGTGGGTCATCCAGGAGAGAGCGAGGAGGATTTTGAGGAGCTTTGCGAATTTTTAGAAGAGTTTAAATTTGATAGAATTTCAGCCTTTGCCTACTCGAAAGAAGAAGATACGGCATCTTTTGAAATGGAGCAAATCCCAGCTAAAATCATCTCAAAAAGACTAAACAAGATAGAAAAGATCACTAAAAAATCGATAAATGAGAGCTTGCAAAAAGAGATTGGCAAGCAAATTTATGCTTCTCTTGAGGGCGAAAGTAGCGAGGGCGAGATGTTTTACGCAGCCAAAAAAGACATCTGGGATAAAGATATAGACGGCGAAATTTTAATAAACGAGAGCGATGTAAAAGAGCTTGAGATAGGCTCGCTCTATCTTTGTGAAGTAAGCGATGTGGTCGATCAAAAACTGATCGCTAAAATCATCAAAAAAGCAAAATGA